The Methanoculleus sp. SDB region ATCACCGTTCTTACCGCACTCCCCCCGCAGGAATAGACGATGTTGGAGACGGTATGGTGGCGGGGAACCATGCAGGGGCTTCTCTGATCCAGCAGCACGAGATCGGCGGGAGCACCCGCTTCGATACGGCCCGTGCCGAATCCGAGCGCCCGTGCCCCGTTTTCCGTTGCCATCGCGAGAGCCTCGGTGGCCGGGAGAAGCGTGTCCGAATTCCAGTAGAATTTCTGGAGGAGCGCTGCGAACTTCATCTCCTCGAAGATATCGAGATTATTGTTCGAGGCGCAGCCGTCCGTGCCGAGGGTGACGGACGCACCCGCCTCCCGCAGCCAGTGGTACGGCATGGCCCTGTTCACCGCGAGCTTCATGTTGCTTGCGGGGTTGTGGGAGACAAACACTCCCCGTCTCCCGAGCAGATCGCATTCGGCACGCTCCAGCCAGCAGCAGTGGGCCGCGACGGTCCGGGGGGTCAGGCACCCGCAGGAATCCAGGAGCGCGGCGGGCCGCATGCCGGTCTGCTCGACGCAGTCGTTCACCTCCTTTTCGGTCTCGCTCAGGTGAATGTGGATGCCGATCTTCTCTTCTTCACTGTAGGAGGCGCACCATTCCAGTCCCTCCTTCGAGACGGTATAGATCGCATGGGGGCCGACCGCGGCGCGAATTCGCGGATTGCCCATCCGTATTATGGTATTTACAAGGGTTTCCGTCGCCTTAATCTCGGCCTCGCGTTTTTCCTCGTCGAAGAGGTCGATGAAGCCATATGCAAACTGCGCCTTCAGGCCGGCCTCGTCGACGGCCCGTGCCGCATCCTCCATGAAGAAGTACATGTCGTTGAACGCAACGGTTCCGCTCCGTATCATCTCGAGGCACGCGAGTTTTGTGCCCCAGTAGACGTCCTCACCGGTCAGGTGCGCCTCAAGCGGCCAGATCTTTTCGGACAGCCACTCCTGCAGGTGCATGTCGTCGGCGTATCCCCGAAAAAGCGTCATCGCGGCGTGCGTGTGCGTGTTCGTGCACCCGGGAACGGCGATGCGGCCGCTCCCGTCGATGATGAAATCCGCCTGCCCTGCATAGTCGCGCCGGATAGTGTCCCCGACAGCGCCGATCCGCCCGTCACTGTCGATGAAAATATCCGTCTTCCTGTCCGCGAGGGTGACGTTTGCAATGAAATGCGACGCTCCCTCCCTGTAAAGCCCGCTATCCGTGTCCGGTTGCGTCATGTCATTTTCTCCACGATTGTGCTGACGATATCCCCGGTTCTCCGGCGGTGGAGCCGTGATGTCTCGAGGATGTGTTCATAGGTAAGGACGTCGCCTCCCAGTCCGTGCGCATAATTGTCGATGGTGCAGAGCGCGGCAAACACCATGCCGAGTTCGCAGGCGACTGTCGCCTCGGACGCGACCGTCATTCCGACCAC contains the following coding sequences:
- a CDS encoding S-adenosylhomocysteine deaminase; protein product: MTQPDTDSGLYREGASHFIANVTLADRKTDIFIDSDGRIGAVGDTIRRDYAGQADFIIDGSGRIAVPGCTNTHTHAAMTLFRGYADDMHLQEWLSEKIWPLEAHLTGEDVYWGTKLACLEMIRSGTVAFNDMYFFMEDAARAVDEAGLKAQFAYGFIDLFDEEKREAEIKATETLVNTIIRMGNPRIRAAVGPHAIYTVSKEGLEWCASYSEEEKIGIHIHLSETEKEVNDCVEQTGMRPAALLDSCGCLTPRTVAAHCCWLERAECDLLGRRGVFVSHNPASNMKLAVNRAMPYHWLREAGASVTLGTDGCASNNNLDIFEEMKFAALLQKFYWNSDTLLPATEALAMATENGARALGFGTGRIEAGAPADLVLLDQRSPCMVPRHHTVSNIVYSCGGSAVRTVICNGRILMNEGCIPGEEAIITGAEKAAARLVTRATGA